The following DNA comes from Plasmodium cynomolgi strain B DNA, scaffold: 1110, whole genome shotgun sequence.
TGTAGTGGCAATACTTGTTGATGTTTCCTTCgttgttgttgttattgGTTGAGTTACAGATACTGTGGTTGTTACTGGACTTGGCGGAATTACTGTTTTGGGACTACTTACTTCAGTTGATGTAGTTACACTAGTTGACGAACTCGATGGGCTTGCTACGACTACTGAAGCTTTTGATTCTTTTGCACCTTCTGAAACTTTTTGATCTCCTGCAGTTGCTTGAACTGCAACACCATTACTCCTTGCGGGGTCAGGAACAACTATATTCGGATTTgttttatcttcatttttacatttttgtaatttagaTATGAGAGACGACAGCTCAGAATTATCTgtgcaagaaaaataatcagtACCATTCGATGATGAATCAACTAACTTCCCACAATGCTCATTCTTATATCCGTCGTGTATTGGCTCAAAACTCTTAAGatatgaaaaatacatatcacaatcatttccattttcagTATTaattcctttaattttttcaagatttttaaaataaatatacgaaaatatcctattttttaattcatttaatttaacaCCTTTTATATTCCCCGGATTACATTTGCCACTTAATCTTGCAGTGCTAATGACTTTCCATGCATCaataagttttttaaaaaaagattcaTCATCAATGTTTGTAGATTCGCTAGTATAAATTACACTTATTTGCTCAAATAACCAATAACGTATGTAATTGCAATAATTATCACGTTCGGAATCACCCGCTTGACTTAACTAAATGGCGTACTAGTTGAACGCAAAGGTCTTTGACTTCCTCACGTTTGGACCTTAGATAATTATCGATTCCAAAACAAAGTAGTAGTTCAAAGCTAGAAGATTCAACAAgttttgaaaagaaaatttcctGATCTATT
Coding sequences within:
- a CDS encoding CYIR protein (putative;~vir-type antigen); its protein translation is LSQAGDSERDNYCNYIRYWLFEQISVIYTSESTNIDDESFFKKLIDAWKVISTARLSGKCNPGNIKGVKLNELKNRIF